The window AGTCGTCGAAATTTCCTGCCGCCGCCAAGCCGCCTGCCGGCCTGCCGGACCGCGAGACCCTGCTGGCCTTCCTGCGCAGTGCGGGCGAGAGCGGCAAGGCCGATATCGCCCGGCACTTCGGGCTGAAGGGGGCCGACCGCCGGGCCCTGCGGGAGATGCTGCGCGAACTGGAAGCCCAGGGCGCGCTCGGCAAGCGGGGCCGCAAGGGCTTCGCCGAGGCCGGCTCCCTGCCCCCCGTGGGCGTGGTCGATGTCGTGGATCGTGACGCGGACGGCGACATGTTCGTCAAGCTGACCCGGGCCGATGACGACGCCCCCATCGTGCGCCTCTCGCCCGCGCGCAATGCCGATGCCGGCGGCGCACCGGGCATGGGCGATCGCCTGCTGGTCCGCTTCGAGCGCCTCGAGAACGGCGAGCTGGAAGCCCGGCTGATCAAGAAGCTCGGCCAGAGCGCGCACAAGATCCTCGGCGTGATCCGCAAGCACCGCCGCGAGACCCGGGTTGAACCGGTCGATCGCAAGTCCAAGGAAGTCCTGGTCCTCACCGAACTGGACGCCAGGGACCTCAAGGAGGGTGATCTGGTGCTGGCCTCGGTGGGTTCAGCCGCCGGTCGCTACGGACCCAAGCAGGGCAAGGTGCTGGAAGTGGTCGGCAGCGAGGATGATCCCCGTGCGGCCTCCCTGATCGCCATCCACAGCCATGGCATTCCGGTGGGCTTCTCTGAAGCCGCCGAGGCCGAGGCCGCCAACGCCCAGCCGCCGACCCTGCAAGGCCGCGACGACCTGCGCGACCTGCCGTTCGTGACCATCGACCCGGTCGATGCCCGCGACCATGACGATGCGGTCTATGCCCATCCCGATCCCGACGCCGGCAATGCGGGGGGCTGGATCGTCTGGGTGGCCATCGCCGATGTCGCCGCCTATGTCCGCCCGGGCTCGGCCCTGGACCGCGAGGCCCGCGAAAAGGGCAACAGCGTCTATTTCCCCGACCGGGTCGAGCCGATGCTGCCCGAGGTGCTGTCCAACGGCCTCTGCTCCCTGCGGGAGGGCGAGAACCGCGCCACCCTGGCGGTCCGGATGGTGTTCGACAGCGCTGGCCGCAAGAAGAGCCACCGCTTCGTGCGTGGCCTGATGCGCTCGGCGGCAAAGCTGTCCTATGAGCAGGCACAGGCCGCCATCGATGGCGTGATCCCGCCTGACGGCCAGGACGGCGACAAGGCACCGCCCCTGCTGGATCCGATCCTCAAGCCGCTGTGGGCCGCCTTCCGCCTGATGGGCAAGGGCCGCGAGATCCGCTCGCCCCTGGCGATCGAGAGCGACGAGCGCAAGATCGTCATTACCCGCGAGGGCGAGATCGCCTCGATCAACCGCCGTGCCAGTCTCGAGGCCCACAAGCTGATCGAGGAGATGATGATCCAGGCCAATGTCAGCGCCGCTGAAAGCCTGGAAGCCAAGCGCACGCCGCTGATCTATCGCGTCCACGACACGCCCAGCCAGGAGAAGGTTCAGAACCTGGCCGAGTTCCTGGCGACCCTGGAGATCAAGTGGAACAAGGGTGAGGCCCCGCAGACCTCGCGCTTCAACAAGCTGCTGGACGAAACCCGCGACGGGCCGCACGCCGCCATCGTCAACGAAGTGGTGCTGCGCACCCAGATGCAGGCGCACTACAGCGCCGACAATCTGGGCCATTTCGGCCTGAACCTGGCCAAGTATGCCCACTTCACCAGTCCGATCCGTCGCTATGCCGACCTGATCGTGCACCGCGCCCTGATCCGGGCCCTGAACCTTGGGACCGATGGCCTGACCGACCAGGACGTCAGCCAGATCAAGGACACCGCCGAGACCATTACCTATGCCGAGCGCCGGGCCATGGCCGCCGAGCGCGACGCCACCGACCGCTATATCGCCGCCTTCCTGTCCGACCGTGTGGGGGCGACCTTCAACGGCCGCATTACCGGCGTCACGCGGTTTGGCCTGTTCGTGAAACTGGACGAGACCGGAGCCGATGGTCTGGTGCCGGTCTCGACCCTGGGCCAGGAGTTCTTCGTCCATGACGAGCGCATGCACGCCCTGGTCGGGGAGCGCACCGGCAAGCGCTGGCCCTTGGGCCTACAGGTTGAGGTCAAGCTGGTCGAGGCCACCCCGGTGACCGGCGGCCTGCTGTTCGAGATGATCACCGAGCCCCTGCCGGCCGATCCCCGGGCCCCTCGCCCTCGCCTGGGCGCGCGGCGTCAGGCGGCGGTCAAGCCCCGCGGCGGCCTGCCCAAGGGCGTACGGCGCGGCAAGCGGCGGTAGTTTGAGAGATGCTCGCCCTATGGGGGAGGATCCATCTATTTCAGGCCTTTGATCGCCTTCTCCAGCAGGTCGGCCATCATTCGCTCGTCGGCAGCCGAGGGGTGGCCGTGGCAGGCCGTACGCTCCAGGCCGCTCACGCGCACGGCTGTGGCCAGGCCCTTGAGCCGGCCGGCGACCTGCTGAACATCATCTGCAAAGTTTTCACCCGCAATCAGCAGGAAACGCGCCTGAGGATCGCGCCGGGCCAGGCCGGCGACGAAGTCGACATAGGAGTCGCGGTAGTCGGTGCGCAGGTCGGCCTCGCTCCGCCAGGCTTCGCCCGGCTTCAGCGGCGTCGAGAAATCGTTGGTGCCCAGACCGATGACGATCAGGTCGGGCTTCCAGGGATCGGCAGGATCGATGCGCGGCTCGGCCTGGCCGGGGATCAGGCGCGGATAAAGGGCCGGCAGGGGCTCTCCCGGAGCCAGGCCGCTGTAGTTGCGCACCACGCCACGCCCTGAATAGGCGATGATCCGGTAGTCCGCCTTCAACCGCTCCGCCAGGATCGGTGCGAAGGACAGGCTGGTGTCGGTCAGATCATGAACCTCTTGCTCCGTGCAGGCCTGACGGGCGGAACGCACGCCATAGGCCACGGTGAAGGAGTCGCCGATGAACTCGATCCGGCTGGATCTCGCGACCGGCGCCAGGGGCCGTCCTTCGGGACCAACAAAGAAGCCGACGAACCGCGCCGAACCCGTCTGGCTCTCGGTCAGCTTGTCCAGCCGCACCACATGCTCGCCGGGGCCCAGCTGGTCGAAGGTCAGTCGCGCCAGGCCGGGCCTGCGCAGTTCAGCGCGAACCTGGCCGTCGATGCTGACCGAAAGATGCTCCGCGCCTGTGTCGACCGCCACCGTCACCGAGGGACCGGAAAACCGGCCTTCGAAATAGACCCCCGGCCAGCCAAAGCTCAGCCCGCCCTCGGGGGCAGGCGCGACGCGGCCACCGACATGGGGGGTCAGGGCGGTCTGAGCGGCGACCGGCGCGGCGGCCAGGGACAGGACGCTGAGCACGGCGAGGAGAACGGAACGCATGGTCGACTCCAACGAACGGTCCCCTTCATCTGTCATAGCGACGCGATCCCCGCTAACAGGAAATCATGCGCCCAGATCTCGACCCGTTCCACGCCATCGCCATCAGCCGCCTAGCCTATCAGCTGCAGGCCGAAGGGCGGTCGGTCATCCATATGGAATTTGGCCAGCCCTCGACCGGCGCACCCAAGGCTGCGATCGACCGCGCCCACCACGTGCTCGACACCGACGGCCTGGGCTATTGGGAAAGCCCTGCCCTCAAGGCCCGCATCGCCCAGCGCTATGATGAGAAGCACGGGGTCAAGGTCGATCCGGAGCAGATCATCCTGACCTGCGGGGCCTCGCCGGCCCTGGTCATGGCCCTGGCCTCGGCCTTCGAGGCCGGCGATCGTGTGGCCCTGGCCCGCCCCGGCTATGTGGCCTATCGCAACACCCTGAAGGCCCTGAACCTGATCCCGGTCGAGATCGCCTGCGGGCCGGAGGATCGCTACCAGCTGACCGCCGCCCACCTGGCGGCGCTCGACCCTGCCCCGGCCGGCGTCATTGTCGCCAGCCCGGCCAACCCGACCGGCACCGTCATCGCCGACGACGAAATGGCCGCCATAGCCGACATATGCCGTACACGGAATATCCGGATCGTCAGCGACGAAATCTATCATGGCCTGAGCTATGTGGGGCCCGTGCGGTCGATGCTGGAGTTCGAGCCCAGCGCCCTGGTGGTCAACAGTTTCTCGAAATATTTCAGCATGGTCGGCTGGCGACTGGGCTGGCTGGTGTCGCCTCTGGACCATGTCCACCGGGCCCGGGCCTATATGGGCAACCTGTTCCTGACCGCCCCGTCCCTGAGCCAGCACGCCGGCCTGATCGCCATGGATTGCACCGACGAGCTCGACGGCCATGTCGAGGTCTATCGCCGCAACCGCCAGCTGCTGCTGGACGCCCTGCCCTCGCTGGGCTTGGCCAGGATCGCGCCGCCGGACGGGGCCTTCTACATCTGGGCCGATGTCGGCCACCTGACCGATGACTCGATGGCGTTCTGCCGGCAACTGCTGACCGAAACCGGCGTCGCCACCGCCCCGGGCATCGATTTCGACCCGGTCGAGGGGCACCGCTTCATGCGCTTCAGCTTCGCCGTCTCGACCGCGGAGGTCGAGGAGGCGCTGCGGCGGCTGGTGCCGTGGTTTGCGGCGAAGGCGGCGATCTAGCGGACTTCTTGCCCCCTACGGATCGCTTCGCGATCGTCTTCCCCCGGAGGGGGAAGATGAAGTGCGGCGTCCTCGTCTTCCCCCTCCGGGGGAGGAGCGCCGCAGGCGCGGAGGGGGGTAGTTCTCGTGTCCCCCTACTTCTTCTCCAGATAGTCCAGCGCCATGAACACCTCGGCCTTCACGCCGGTTTCCATCACCGCCTCGTCGATGTCGAAATAGGGCGAGTGGTTGGCCGGCGCGCCGGCGGCCGGAACGTTGGCCGGGCGACCGCCCAACTGGATGAACACGCCCGGGACCTTCTCGGCATACATCGAGAAATCCTCGGCCCCGGTCACCAGGGCCCCATTGTCCTCGACCTTGCCGGGCGAGGCCTTGGACAGCGACGCCT of the Caulobacter henricii genome contains:
- the rnr gene encoding ribonuclease R: MAKPRTPKSSKFPAAAKPPAGLPDRETLLAFLRSAGESGKADIARHFGLKGADRRALREMLRELEAQGALGKRGRKGFAEAGSLPPVGVVDVVDRDADGDMFVKLTRADDDAPIVRLSPARNADAGGAPGMGDRLLVRFERLENGELEARLIKKLGQSAHKILGVIRKHRRETRVEPVDRKSKEVLVLTELDARDLKEGDLVLASVGSAAGRYGPKQGKVLEVVGSEDDPRAASLIAIHSHGIPVGFSEAAEAEAANAQPPTLQGRDDLRDLPFVTIDPVDARDHDDAVYAHPDPDAGNAGGWIVWVAIADVAAYVRPGSALDREAREKGNSVYFPDRVEPMLPEVLSNGLCSLREGENRATLAVRMVFDSAGRKKSHRFVRGLMRSAAKLSYEQAQAAIDGVIPPDGQDGDKAPPLLDPILKPLWAAFRLMGKGREIRSPLAIESDERKIVITREGEIASINRRASLEAHKLIEEMMIQANVSAAESLEAKRTPLIYRVHDTPSQEKVQNLAEFLATLEIKWNKGEAPQTSRFNKLLDETRDGPHAAIVNEVVLRTQMQAHYSADNLGHFGLNLAKYAHFTSPIRRYADLIVHRALIRALNLGTDGLTDQDVSQIKDTAETITYAERRAMAAERDATDRYIAAFLSDRVGATFNGRITGVTRFGLFVKLDETGADGLVPVSTLGQEFFVHDERMHALVGERTGKRWPLGLQVEVKLVEATPVTGGLLFEMITEPLPADPRAPRPRLGARRQAAVKPRGGLPKGVRRGKRR
- a CDS encoding SGNH/GDSL hydrolase family protein; its protein translation is MRSVLLAVLSVLSLAAAPVAAQTALTPHVGGRVAPAPEGGLSFGWPGVYFEGRFSGPSVTVAVDTGAEHLSVSIDGQVRAELRRPGLARLTFDQLGPGEHVVRLDKLTESQTGSARFVGFFVGPEGRPLAPVARSSRIEFIGDSFTVAYGVRSARQACTEQEVHDLTDTSLSFAPILAERLKADYRIIAYSGRGVVRNYSGLAPGEPLPALYPRLIPGQAEPRIDPADPWKPDLIVIGLGTNDFSTPLKPGEAWRSEADLRTDYRDSYVDFVAGLARRDPQARFLLIAGENFADDVQQVAGRLKGLATAVRVSGLERTACHGHPSAADERMMADLLEKAIKGLK
- a CDS encoding pyridoxal phosphate-dependent aminotransferase, which translates into the protein MRPDLDPFHAIAISRLAYQLQAEGRSVIHMEFGQPSTGAPKAAIDRAHHVLDTDGLGYWESPALKARIAQRYDEKHGVKVDPEQIILTCGASPALVMALASAFEAGDRVALARPGYVAYRNTLKALNLIPVEIACGPEDRYQLTAAHLAALDPAPAGVIVASPANPTGTVIADDEMAAIADICRTRNIRIVSDEIYHGLSYVGPVRSMLEFEPSALVVNSFSKYFSMVGWRLGWLVSPLDHVHRARAYMGNLFLTAPSLSQHAGLIAMDCTDELDGHVEVYRRNRQLLLDALPSLGLARIAPPDGAFYIWADVGHLTDDSMAFCRQLLTETGVATAPGIDFDPVEGHRFMRFSFAVSTAEVEEALRRLVPWFAAKAAI